Proteins encoded together in one Antennarius striatus isolate MH-2024 chromosome 13, ASM4005453v1, whole genome shotgun sequence window:
- the nipal4 gene encoding magnesium transporter NIPA4, whose product MRDVQLDNGTCRNGSLVRVWCGSKFGVCLISGDQQLYHTHNNNSTQLTDLQTNSSYNLWLGLTLALLSAVLIGGSVILKKKALLRLASTGHTRAGDGGHGYLKDWLWWGGLLTMGAGEACNFGAYMFAPATLVTPLGALSVLISAILSSHLLGEVLNVVGKLGCLLCVLGSILLVIHAPEEQEVTSLQEMTSKLLEPGFLVYMSVVLVVCAVLVLYFSPRFGSSNILVYISICSLLGAFTVSSVKGLAIAINTVLYDISVLANPLTWILLFTLIVSIVTQVNYLNKSLDTFNTLLVYPIYYVLFTSVVLSTSIILFQEWKDMAAVDVVTTLGAFLVIVVGVTMLHLFRELKVTMRELTNQLSQPVERESFTEEISANGRIEEEGKRNKKEDKYGLMDNIVIESLPPMREEGPRVFIIS is encoded by the exons GCTCACTGGTCCGGGTGTGGTGTGGATCTAAGTTTGGAGTGTGTTTGATCAGTGGAGATCAACAGctgtaccacacacacaacaacaatagCACTCAgttaacag ATCTGCAGACAAACAGTTCCTACAACTTGTGGCTGGGTCTGACTCTGGCCCTGCTGTCGGCCGTCCTGATTGGTGGAAGTGTCATTCTGAAGAAGAAAGCTCTTCTGCGATTGGCCAGCACCGGTCACACCAGAGCAG gtgatgGAGGTCATGGCTACCTAAAGGACTGGCTGTGGTGGGGAGGCCTTTTAACCA TGGGAGCTGGAGAAGCCTGTAACTTCGGAGCCTACATGTTTGCTCCGGCTACGCTGGTGACACCGCTGGGTGCTCTGAGTGTCCTCATCAG TGCCATTCTATCCTCCCACCTGCTGGGGGAGGTGCTGAACGTAGTGGGAAAGCTGGGCTGTCTGCTGTGCGTACTGGGAAGCATCCTGCTTGTTATCCATGCCCctgaggaacaggaagtgacatcactacAGGAAATGACCAGCAAGTTATTGGAGCCTG GGTTCCTGGTCTACATGTCGGTGGTTCTGGTTGTGTGTGCGGTTCTTGTGCTCTACTTCTCCCCTCGCTTCGGTTCCTCCAACATCCTCGTCTACATCAGCATCTGCTCGCTCCTGGGAGCCTTCACCGTCTCCTCCGTGAAGGGCCTCGCCATCGCCATCAACACCG TTTTGTATGACATTTCAGTGCTTGCTAATCCTCTCACGTGGATCCTGCTGTTCACGCTCATTGTCTCCATAGTAACACAG GTGAACTACCTGAACAAGTCTCTGGACACTTTCAATACGCTGCTGGTCTACCCCATCTACTACGTCCTCTTCACCTCCGTGGTTCTGTCCACCTCCATCATCCTGTTCCAGGAGTGGAAGGACATGGCGGCTGTGGACGTGGTCACGACCCTGGGAGCCTTCCTGGTCATCGTGGTGGGTGTGACCATGCTCCACCTGTTCAGAGAGCTGAAG GTGACGATGAGGgagctgaccaatcagctgTCTCAGCCGGTAGAGAGGGAGAGTTTCACAGAGGAGATTTCAGCCAATGGAAgaatagaagaagaaggaaagaggaataaaaaagaggatAAATACGGACTGATGGACAACATCGTGATAGAGAGTCTTCCTCCGATGAGAGAGGAAGGACCGAGAGTCTTTATCATCAGCTAG